Proteins encoded together in one Kingella oralis window:
- a CDS encoding DUF4178 domain-containing protein, protein MSEPFFHTGCPSCGAPVQVYSPTAITVVCSYCDSMLVLQDGTLKDTGRDSALLQDFSPIQIGTTGTYNGQGFAVVGRLQAKYDAGVWNEWYVRFDDGENGWLSEAGDIYVITHPIATPDNAPDFNEIRAGISTLDYGKTFIASDVREITLSNAAAQGELPFRLPENYQNRVADWRNENAFLTLDYGDTPPQAFLGSTVQLNQLFLQNTRSEEQIRQSAGSLKGTRQSENCPHCGSSIHWLRGITPTVICPSCGSDLDTSEEKAKLIAANEMRQAQQEALPLPIGKTGKIHGNSYTVIGAARYEELRPDDAHAALYGSPLSLVPVDWWREYLLYNPKEGFLWLVETAQNEWALSETLTRFPALTPNNIPKNAYKLYDYGGRVSYAAGAFYWHIRAGDITYYQDYQQSGSKLSAQRTRNELAWSKNTPVSRKQLAAWFQFDGGNAPRYTAQMQPDPVSRQMVWLMIGVFVLINIPAWLKMNDDDFGFSLVLSSVVVYVLYQAGRDRSDDDDD, encoded by the coding sequence ATGTCTGAGCCATTTTTCCACACCGGCTGCCCCAGCTGCGGCGCACCCGTCCAAGTTTACAGCCCCACCGCCATCACCGTTGTATGCAGCTATTGCGACAGTATGCTCGTGTTGCAAGACGGCACGCTAAAAGACACGGGGCGCGACAGCGCATTATTGCAAGATTTCAGCCCCATCCAAATCGGCACCACAGGCACATACAACGGGCAGGGCTTCGCCGTGGTGGGGCGGCTGCAAGCCAAATACGACGCAGGCGTGTGGAACGAATGGTATGTCCGGTTTGACGACGGCGAAAACGGCTGGCTCTCCGAAGCGGGCGACATTTATGTTATCACCCACCCCATCGCCACGCCCGACAACGCCCCCGATTTCAACGAAATCCGCGCAGGCATCAGCACGCTGGACTACGGCAAAACCTTTATCGCCAGCGATGTGCGCGAAATCACCCTCTCCAACGCCGCCGCCCAAGGCGAACTGCCTTTCAGGCTGCCTGAAAACTACCAAAACCGCGTTGCCGATTGGCGCAACGAAAACGCATTCCTCACGCTGGATTACGGCGACACCCCGCCGCAAGCCTTTCTCGGCAGCACCGTCCAGCTCAACCAACTTTTCCTGCAAAACACCCGCAGCGAAGAGCAAATCCGCCAAAGCGCAGGCAGCCTGAAAGGCACACGCCAAAGCGAAAACTGCCCGCATTGCGGTTCATCTATCCATTGGCTGCGCGGCATCACCCCCACCGTGATTTGCCCCAGCTGCGGCAGCGATTTGGACACCAGCGAAGAAAAAGCCAAGCTCATCGCCGCCAACGAAATGCGCCAAGCCCAGCAAGAAGCCCTGCCGCTGCCCATCGGCAAAACAGGCAAAATCCACGGCAACAGCTACACCGTTATCGGCGCCGCCCGCTACGAAGAGCTCCGCCCCGACGACGCACACGCCGCGCTATACGGCAGCCCACTAAGCCTCGTCCCCGTTGATTGGTGGCGCGAATATTTGCTGTACAACCCCAAAGAAGGTTTCTTATGGCTGGTGGAAACCGCGCAAAACGAATGGGCGCTGTCGGAAACGCTCACCCGCTTCCCCGCCCTAACCCCAAACAACATTCCCAAAAACGCCTACAAACTCTACGACTACGGCGGGCGCGTGAGCTACGCCGCAGGCGCGTTCTACTGGCACATCCGCGCAGGCGACATCACCTATTACCAAGATTACCAACAAAGCGGCAGCAAACTTTCCGCCCAGCGCACGCGCAACGAATTGGCATGGAGCAAAAACACCCCCGTGTCGCGCAAACAGCTTGCCGCATGGTTTCAATTTGACGGCGGCAACGCCCCGCGCTACACCGCGCAAATGCAGCCCGACCCCGTGTCGCGGCAAATGGTTTGGCTGATGATTGGCGTGTTTGTTTTGATTAACATCCCCGCTTGGTTGAAAATGAACGATGACGATTTTGGCTTTTCGCTGGTGTTGTCATCGGTGGTCGTTTACGTTCTTTACCAAGCGGGCAGAGACCGCAGCGATGATGACGACGATTAA
- a CDS encoding protein-L-isoaspartate O-methyltransferase family protein — protein sequence MNFEQARFNMVEQQIRPWDVLDFDVLDALQDIPRELFVQPSQQGYAYADLALPLPNGSQMLEPKIVGRMAQGLALKKHERVLEIGTGSGYATAVLAKLAHEVTTCDIDRQQLNAAQAVLKGLQLDNIRYQAIDGLNTLPANARFDAIYIGGSLKTIPQQLFPHLNNGGRMVVVVGSEPVQRCVRVTRDGDTFSEKVLFDTLITPLQDGNNAGWYKATGKFTF from the coding sequence ATGAACTTTGAACAAGCCCGTTTCAACATGGTAGAACAACAAATCCGCCCATGGGACGTACTGGATTTTGACGTGCTAGACGCGCTGCAAGACATCCCGCGCGAACTGTTTGTGCAGCCCAGCCAACAAGGCTACGCCTATGCCGACCTCGCCCTGCCCCTGCCCAACGGCAGCCAAATGCTTGAACCCAAAATCGTCGGGCGCATGGCGCAAGGCCTGGCGTTGAAAAAACACGAGCGCGTGCTGGAAATCGGCACAGGCTCGGGCTACGCCACTGCCGTTTTGGCTAAGCTGGCGCACGAAGTCACCACGTGCGACATCGACAGGCAGCAGCTAAACGCCGCCCAAGCCGTTCTGAAAGGCTTGCAGCTGGACAACATCCGCTACCAAGCCATCGACGGCTTAAACACCCTGCCCGCCAATGCCCGTTTTGACGCGATTTACATTGGCGGCAGCCTGAAAACCATTCCGCAACAGCTTTTCCCGCATCTGAACAACGGCGGGCGCATGGTGGTGGTGGTCGGCAGCGAGCCGGTTCAACGCTGCGTGCGCGTAACGCGCGACGGCGACACGTTTAGCGAAAAAGTCCTGTTTGACACGCTGATTACGCCGCTGCAAGACGGCAACAACGCCGGCTGGTATAAAGCGACGGGGAAATTTACATTTTGA
- the deoD gene encoding purine-nucleoside phosphorylase: MATPHISAPAGAFAETVLMPGDPLRAKYIAETFLENAEQVTAVRNMYGYTGTYKGKRISIMGHGMGIPSCSIYAKELITEYGVKNLIRIGSCGAVLDDIHVRDVVIGIGASTDSNVNRIRFHGYDFAAIADFGIVQALSNAAKARGIDAKVGNLFSSDLFYHPDTSMTETLRKYGIVGVEMEAAGIYGVAAEFGAKAATICTVSDHIVREEYTTAEERQLTFNDMITIALDAAITL; this comes from the coding sequence ATGGCAACCCCACATATTTCCGCCCCCGCAGGCGCATTCGCCGAAACCGTTTTGATGCCAGGCGACCCCCTGCGCGCCAAATACATCGCCGAAACCTTTTTGGAAAACGCCGAGCAAGTAACCGCCGTGCGCAATATGTATGGCTACACAGGCACATACAAAGGCAAACGCATCTCCATCATGGGACACGGCATGGGCATCCCATCTTGCTCCATCTACGCCAAAGAACTCATCACCGAATACGGCGTGAAAAACCTAATTCGCATCGGCTCATGCGGCGCAGTGTTGGACGACATCCATGTGCGCGACGTGGTCATCGGCATCGGCGCATCCACCGACAGCAATGTAAACCGCATCCGCTTCCACGGCTACGATTTTGCCGCCATCGCCGATTTCGGCATTGTGCAAGCCCTGTCTAACGCCGCCAAAGCGCGCGGCATTGATGCCAAAGTGGGCAACCTATTCTCATCCGATTTGTTCTACCACCCCGACACCAGCATGACCGAAACCCTGCGCAAATACGGCATCGTGGGCGTGGAAATGGAAGCCGCAGGCATCTACGGCGTGGCAGCCGAATTCGGCGCCAAAGCCGCCACCATCTGCACCGTGTCCGACCACATCGTGCGCGAAGAATACACCACCGCCGAAGAGCGCCAGCTCACGTTTAACGACATGATTACCATCGCCTTGGATGCCGCGATAACGCTGTAA
- a CDS encoding phospho-sugar mutase, which yields MTYLAQAQNWLAQDPDPETRAELEALIPAAQAGDAAALAELEARFNGRLQFGTAGLRGKQQAGSMGMNRVLVAQAAKGLADYILQFDPQNPSIVIGYDGRKNSDIYARDTAEIMAGAGIQTRLLPRTLPTPVLAYAIQHFDTSAGVMVTASHNPPADNGYKVYLGKSNGGGQIVSPADEQIAALIDQATQTPINQYPRSSDYETLGEAVIEAYIAKTAALAQEPECSLNYVYTAMHGVGKEVLLKTLAAAKLPLPHIVAEQAEPDPTFHTVAFPNPEEKGALDLAIALAKKENAEFIIANDPDADRLAVAIPDEQGNWKSLHGNVVGCYLGWYLAQKNQGKTGTLACSLVSSPALAQIAQKYGFANEETLTGFKYIAKAPNLLYGFEEALGYLVDPDKVRDKDGISAAIVFLDLVRSLKAQSKTLLDHARDFAQTFGAYTSGQISIRVSDLADIGKLMSALRQNPPSQIGGHAVEQTIDHLQTERQNDILVYHLTNGSRLIVRPSGTEPKVKFYLDAKGSSEADAQNVLQAFDAAVRELLRQDVYGKQNC from the coding sequence ATGACCTACCTCGCCCAAGCCCAAAACTGGCTCGCCCAAGACCCCGACCCCGAAACCCGCGCCGAGCTAGAAGCCCTGATTCCCGCCGCCCAAGCAGGCGATGCCGCCGCACTCGCCGAGCTAGAAGCCCGCTTCAACGGCCGCCTGCAATTCGGCACCGCAGGCCTACGCGGCAAACAACAAGCCGGCAGCATGGGCATGAACCGTGTGTTGGTTGCCCAAGCCGCCAAAGGGCTGGCAGACTACATCCTGCAATTTGACCCGCAAAACCCCAGCATCGTCATCGGCTACGACGGGCGCAAAAATTCCGACATCTACGCCCGCGACACCGCCGAAATCATGGCAGGCGCAGGCATCCAAACCCGCCTGCTGCCGCGCACCCTGCCCACCCCCGTGCTTGCTTACGCCATCCAACACTTCGACACCAGCGCAGGCGTAATGGTAACCGCCAGCCACAACCCCCCCGCCGACAACGGCTACAAAGTCTATCTCGGCAAAAGCAACGGCGGCGGGCAAATCGTCTCTCCCGCCGATGAACAAATCGCCGCGCTGATTGACCAAGCCACGCAAACCCCCATCAACCAATATCCCCGCAGCAGCGACTACGAAACACTCGGCGAAGCCGTCATCGAAGCCTACATCGCCAAAACCGCCGCGCTGGCGCAAGAGCCCGAATGCAGTCTGAATTACGTTTACACCGCCATGCACGGCGTAGGCAAAGAAGTGCTGCTCAAAACCCTTGCCGCCGCCAAGCTGCCACTGCCGCACATCGTTGCTGAGCAAGCCGAACCCGACCCCACCTTCCACACCGTCGCTTTCCCCAATCCCGAAGAAAAAGGCGCGCTAGACCTCGCCATTGCGTTAGCCAAAAAAGAAAATGCCGAATTCATCATCGCCAACGACCCCGATGCCGACCGCCTTGCCGTTGCCATCCCCGATGAACAAGGCAACTGGAAATCGCTGCATGGCAATGTAGTCGGCTGCTATTTGGGCTGGTATCTGGCGCAAAAAAATCAAGGCAAAACAGGCACGCTCGCTTGCTCGCTCGTCTCCTCGCCCGCGCTGGCGCAAATTGCGCAAAAATACGGCTTTGCCAACGAAGAAACGCTCACCGGCTTCAAATACATCGCCAAAGCCCCCAACCTGCTCTACGGCTTTGAAGAAGCACTCGGCTACCTCGTAGACCCCGATAAAGTGCGCGACAAAGACGGCATTTCCGCCGCCATCGTGTTCCTAGACCTAGTACGCAGCCTGAAAGCGCAAAGCAAAACCCTGCTAGACCACGCCCGCGACTTCGCGCAAACATTCGGCGCATACACCAGCGGACAAATCTCCATCCGCGTCAGCGACCTTGCCGACATTGGCAAATTGATGAGCGCGCTGCGCCAAAATCCGCCCAGCCAAATCGGCGGGCACGCAGTAGAGCAAACCATTGACCACCTGCAAACCGAACGCCAAAACGATATTTTGGTGTACCACCTTACCAACGGCAGCCGCCTGATTGTGCGCCCATCGGGCACCGAGCCCAAAGTCAAATTCTATTTGGATGCAAAAGGCAGCAGCGAAGCCGATGCCCAAAATGTGTTGCAGGCGTTTGATGCCGCCGTGCGCGAACTGCTGCGCCAAGATGTTTACGGCAAGCAAAACTGCTAA
- a CDS encoding transglutaminaseTgpA domain-containing protein, with protein MLIANPTYLHADPDLKAILANQLALFCVSLPILNELPFVVSVIFILMMAVRILLLFFGVRKMATWQLVLMLALVVALVMLQVGSFVGLQGGMALLLLLGALKSYEGRTRRDWQVSALVQIFLLTGAVLFNQSMLVGAWVLVCLTLIAVALAILNELDPKTALKQSIIGFALTLLPMILLFITMPRKESPLWGIPQNPSNQSTTGISESMKPGSIGNLVQSNEPAFTATFSDNYRPRPQDLYWRVMVMIDRDETGEWHAARGMMDDASPARGNRPTQDVRYQIVIEDTKGRIPALDYPSRRQDTGILQELGDVLRVYSRQGVRGITLRANATDELTQKLDNAELRLYTRISDDNPQTKALAQALYQQAGGDTATFIQAAYQYFNKQKFVYTLKPPVLQSAAPTDEFLFQTKQGFCEHYADAFVTLMRSVGVPARVVTGYQGGEWNEQGGFWQIRSKDAHAWAEVWLPERNVWKRVDPTAAVSISRVDSGVDSALPAEEINELVSNLSAWSRFTSQSQIYWQRWVVNFDNAQQNSLFSLLGLGGASTFSSLLLLIIGSVPVLIPIIWWWRRSRKQDISPLADGFMLLKRRLLGNAFPNLAALGATELQAELEQSERLTPDLARLLQDFIALNYASNQPPSKHAAQAWYRRARKLSNKYRLKSEWAA; from the coding sequence ATGCTTATCGCCAACCCCACCTATCTCCACGCCGACCCCGACCTTAAAGCCATTCTCGCCAACCAACTCGCGCTATTTTGCGTGTCGCTGCCCATACTCAACGAGCTACCCTTTGTGGTGTCCGTTATCTTTATCCTGATGATGGCGGTGCGCATCCTGCTGCTGTTTTTTGGCGTGCGCAAAATGGCAACGTGGCAGCTTGTGTTGATGCTTGCGCTGGTGGTTGCCCTAGTGATGCTGCAAGTGGGTTCGTTTGTGGGGCTGCAAGGCGGCATGGCGTTGCTGCTGTTGCTGGGCGCGCTCAAATCCTACGAAGGGCGCACCCGCCGCGACTGGCAAGTCTCCGCGCTGGTGCAAATTTTCCTGCTCACAGGCGCGGTGTTGTTTAACCAAAGCATGCTGGTGGGCGCGTGGGTGCTGGTTTGCCTCACCCTCATCGCCGTCGCGCTCGCCATCCTCAACGAGCTAGACCCCAAAACCGCGCTCAAACAAAGCATTATCGGCTTCGCGCTCACCCTGCTGCCGATGATTTTGCTGTTTATCACCATGCCGCGCAAAGAATCGCCGCTGTGGGGCATTCCGCAAAACCCCAGCAACCAATCCACCACAGGCATTTCCGAAAGCATGAAACCGGGCAGCATCGGCAACTTGGTGCAAAGCAACGAACCCGCCTTCACCGCCACATTCAGCGACAACTATCGCCCCCGCCCGCAAGACTTATACTGGCGCGTGATGGTGATGATAGACCGCGACGAAACAGGCGAATGGCACGCCGCACGCGGCATGATGGACGACGCATCCCCCGCCCGTGGCAACCGCCCCACGCAAGACGTGCGCTATCAAATCGTGATTGAAGACACCAAAGGGCGCATCCCCGCGCTGGATTACCCCTCGCGTCGCCAAGACACAGGCATCCTGCAAGAGCTGGGCGACGTGCTGCGCGTGTACAGCCGCCAAGGCGTGCGCGGCATCACGCTGCGCGCCAACGCCACCGACGAGCTCACCCAAAAGCTAGACAACGCCGAGCTGCGCCTTTACACCCGCATTTCCGACGACAACCCACAAACCAAAGCCCTCGCCCAAGCGCTCTATCAACAAGCAGGCGGCGACACCGCAACCTTTATTCAGGCTGCCTATCAGTATTTCAACAAACAAAAATTCGTTTACACCCTCAAACCGCCCGTTCTACAAAGCGCTGCCCCCACCGATGAATTCCTATTCCAAACCAAACAAGGCTTTTGCGAACACTACGCCGATGCTTTTGTAACCCTAATGCGCTCCGTGGGCGTGCCCGCGCGCGTGGTAACAGGCTATCAAGGCGGCGAATGGAACGAGCAAGGCGGTTTCTGGCAAATTCGCAGCAAAGATGCCCACGCATGGGCAGAAGTATGGCTGCCCGAGCGCAACGTCTGGAAGCGCGTAGACCCCACCGCCGCCGTCTCCATCAGCCGCGTGGACAGCGGCGTGGACAGCGCATTACCCGCCGAGGAAATCAACGAATTAGTCAGCAACCTGAGCGCATGGAGCCGATTCACCAGCCAAAGCCAAATCTACTGGCAACGCTGGGTGGTGAACTTTGACAACGCCCAGCAAAACAGCCTGTTTTCATTGCTCGGCTTGGGCGGCGCCAGCACATTCAGCTCCCTGCTGTTGCTCATTATCGGCAGCGTGCCCGTGCTCATCCCCATCATTTGGTGGTGGCGACGCTCACGCAAGCAAGACATCTCGCCCTTGGCAGACGGCTTCATGCTGCTCAAACGCCGCCTGCTCGGCAACGCCTTCCCCAACCTCGCCGCGCTGGGCGCAACCGAATTGCAAGCCGAATTGGAACAAAGCGAACGCCTCACCCCCGATTTAGCCCGACTGCTGCAAGACTTTATCGCCCTCAACTACGCCAGCAACCAACCCCCCAGCAAACACGCTGCCCAAGCGTGGTATCGCCGCGCACGGAAGCTGTCCAATAAATATCGCTTGAAAAGCGAATGGGCAGCCTGA
- a CDS encoding oligosaccharide flippase family protein — translation MKLLKDSLIYLLGELAAKALPFLLLPYLTRKFGAAGYGDLSYWQTLLSLLVIVFSLSQDGALTRYFYVYGKRNLPGVMLAGYGYTALVTLAALGVAATAQSVNLAAVTCAAAAQSILGVQLAYRQCQKRALSYTLIQTASGVLTSLLTVALLETTHNAPVAFRFAALFVGNAAVSLAAYALMPRNRHRIRLRRLFQAAQYIFAFGLPLVLHHASGFIKGQLDRIVIYQHYPAEQLGIYAAGLQLASILSILLLAANKATVPHYYQAVKQGSLNAAKIRRLALSALALSPLPAAIAWLLPNALFTWLLGAQYAGSQYYTVLFLLGFGLTLPYYLLVNHLFYHGKNKRIAVISVLSTLVYLAALFATARIGIRWIPLAMIAGNAAILPILWTNVNDKAA, via the coding sequence ATGAAACTCCTAAAAGACAGTCTTATCTACCTTCTCGGCGAGCTTGCCGCCAAAGCCCTGCCCTTTTTGCTGCTGCCTTATCTCACGCGCAAATTCGGCGCGGCGGGCTACGGCGATTTGTCGTATTGGCAAACCCTGCTCTCCCTGCTGGTTATCGTATTCAGCCTCAGCCAAGACGGCGCGCTCACGCGCTATTTTTATGTGTACGGCAAACGCAACCTGCCCGGCGTGATGCTGGCGGGCTACGGCTACACCGCGCTGGTTACGCTTGCCGCGCTGGGGGTTGCCGCCACCGCGCAGTCCGTCAATCTTGCCGCGGTAACCTGCGCCGCCGCCGCGCAAAGCATCCTCGGCGTGCAGCTTGCCTACCGCCAATGCCAAAAACGCGCCCTGTCGTACACGCTTATCCAAACCGCCAGCGGCGTGCTCACCAGCCTGCTCACCGTCGCCCTGCTGGAAACCACGCACAACGCGCCCGTCGCCTTTCGCTTTGCCGCGCTGTTTGTCGGCAACGCCGCCGTTTCGCTCGCCGCCTACGCGCTGATGCCGCGCAACCGCCACCGCATCCGCCTGCGCCGCCTGTTTCAGGCTGCCCAATACATCTTCGCCTTTGGCCTGCCGCTTGTGCTGCACCACGCCAGCGGCTTTATTAAAGGACAGCTTGACCGCATCGTTATCTACCAACACTACCCCGCCGAACAGCTCGGCATCTACGCCGCAGGCTTGCAGCTTGCCAGCATCCTCAGCATTCTGCTGCTCGCCGCCAACAAAGCCACTGTGCCGCATTATTACCAAGCCGTGAAACAAGGCAGCCTGAACGCTGCCAAAATCCGCCGCCTCGCCCTCTCCGCCTTAGCCCTCAGCCCCCTCCCCGCCGCCATCGCATGGCTGCTGCCCAACGCGCTGTTCACATGGCTGCTGGGCGCGCAATATGCGGGCAGCCAGTATTACACCGTCCTGTTCCTGCTCGGCTTCGGGCTCACCCTGCCCTATTACCTGCTGGTGAACCACCTGTTCTACCACGGCAAAAACAAGCGCATCGCCGTCATCTCCGTGCTCTCCACGCTGGTTTACCTTGCCGCGCTGTTTGCTACCGCCCGCATCGGCATCCGCTGGATACCGCTGGCGATGATTGCCGGCAACGCCGCCATCCTGCCGATTTTGTGGACAAACGTGAACGACAAGGCAGCCTGA
- a CDS encoding nucleotidyl transferase AbiEii/AbiGii toxin family protein, protein MPLIQAYRQAYPQASDDDLQRLIACDAFMRRAAQVPHPLILKGSYLTRQYFPDPAQRLFADLDFVLQPHYDDIQAATRLLSQWMQAVTTFHYPDDGVTFAPFAENTFWRNVDYAMSDDFPTVNTDFECRADGWECEANLDVSLNLDIAHPHPFTFATPIDRFTMPLTTPLHYQIAWKLHQTIVRPRFKDLYDLSRLAPAIDSLKAAGCNEVKTGNARFSGAKTATADKADANRHDNPPSAAKTLRDTLAVLADECRRDHIKPRRILDLFDYDYKKTFGGIKAHDIWKWERLGGTAWACPDMPDSPEATFEQYAQAMREAGFTRQNAEKLLG, encoded by the coding sequence ATGCCCCTCATCCAAGCCTACCGCCAAGCCTATCCCCAAGCCAGCGATGACGACTTGCAGCGGCTCATCGCCTGCGATGCCTTTATGCGCCGCGCCGCGCAAGTGCCGCATCCGCTTATCCTCAAAGGCAGCTACCTCACCCGCCAATATTTCCCCGACCCCGCGCAACGCCTGTTTGCCGATTTAGACTTCGTGTTGCAACCGCATTACGACGACATCCAAGCCGCCACCCGACTGCTCAGCCAATGGATGCAAGCCGTAACCACGTTCCATTATCCCGACGACGGCGTAACCTTCGCCCCCTTTGCCGAAAACACATTTTGGCGCAACGTGGATTACGCCATGAGCGACGACTTCCCCACCGTGAACACCGATTTTGAATGCCGCGCCGACGGCTGGGAATGCGAAGCCAATCTCGACGTTTCGCTGAACCTAGACATCGCCCACCCGCATCCGTTCACCTTCGCCACGCCCATAGACCGCTTCACCATGCCGCTCACCACGCCGCTGCATTACCAAATCGCATGGAAGCTGCACCAAACCATCGTGCGCCCGCGTTTCAAAGATTTATACGATTTAAGCCGCCTCGCCCCGGCCATCGACAGCCTGAAAGCCGCAGGCTGCAACGAAGTTAAAACGGGCAACGCGCGTTTCAGCGGAGCCAAAACCGCAACCGCCGACAAAGCGGATGCAAACCGGCACGACAACCCGCCCAGCGCCGCCAAAACCCTGCGCGACACCCTAGCCGTGCTGGCGGACGAATGCCGCCGCGACCACATCAAACCGCGGCGGATACTGGATTTGTTTGACTACGATTACAAAAAAACATTCGGCGGCATCAAAGCGCACGACATATGGAAATGGGAAAGATTAGGCGGCACAGCTTGGGCTTGCCCCGATATGCCAGACTCGCCCGAAGCCACGTTTGAACAATACGCCCAAGCCATGCGCGAAGCAGGGTTTACACGGCAGAACGCGGAAAAGCTGCTGGGGTAA
- a CDS encoding ATP-grasp domain-containing protein has product MNILITSPRAPVVLDWMRVFADADKTVLCDSLRFPLAAFAARSNPRVRYCRIPPPRYDFAGYAAAMRGLVAEADFVVPTCEDIFYLAHVPLSESEREKLFMPPRTLLLGLHDKWRFFDYLPRDTAVRLPHTRRLASADDIDWAAAGRSVFKPVYSRFGRRVLVSPRPDALENLHISAAEPWVQQQRIAGKPLCSYAVCERGRVAAQVVYDPMYLVNGSASTYFRRADEPRIHDFVTEFAVKNTFHGQAAFDFIDDGRGIYVIECNPRATSGIHLLAGALSYSGSLKSWQFNPERVQTNAAVSKKMWRLFAWQARREKTCREVWADYAAARDVLADISARDLALSMGELAWIAWRKGIALSDASTADIEWNGDAP; this is encoded by the coding sequence ATGAATATACTCATCACTTCGCCGCGCGCACCGGTGGTGCTGGATTGGATGCGGGTGTTTGCGGATGCGGACAAAACCGTGCTGTGCGACAGCCTGCGCTTTCCGCTGGCGGCGTTTGCCGCGCGGAGCAATCCGCGTGTGCGGTACTGCCGTATTCCTCCCCCGCGCTATGATTTTGCGGGCTATGCGGCGGCAATGCGCGGTTTGGTTGCCGAAGCGGATTTTGTGGTGCCCACCTGTGAAGACATTTTTTATCTCGCCCATGTGCCGCTGTCCGAATCGGAGCGGGAAAAGCTGTTTATGCCGCCGCGCACTCTGCTGCTGGGGCTGCACGACAAGTGGCGCTTTTTTGATTATCTGCCGCGCGACACGGCGGTTCGGCTTCCGCACACGCGGCGGCTGGCTTCGGCGGACGATATTGATTGGGCGGCGGCCGGCCGGTCGGTGTTCAAACCGGTTTACAGCCGCTTCGGGCGGCGGGTGCTGGTGTCGCCCCGGCCTGATGCCTTGGAAAATCTGCACATATCCGCCGCCGAACCGTGGGTGCAGCAGCAGCGCATTGCCGGCAAACCGCTGTGCAGCTACGCCGTCTGCGAGCGCGGGCGGGTGGCGGCGCAGGTGGTGTACGATCCGATGTATCTGGTAAACGGTTCGGCTTCCACCTATTTCCGTCGTGCCGATGAGCCGCGCATCCATGATTTTGTTACCGAATTTGCCGTGAAAAATACGTTTCACGGGCAGGCAGCGTTTGATTTTATCGACGACGGGCGCGGGATTTACGTGATCGAATGCAACCCCCGCGCCACCAGCGGCATCCATCTGCTGGCAGGCGCGTTGTCGTATTCAGGCAGCCTGAAAAGCTGGCAGTTCAATCCCGAGCGCGTGCAAACGAATGCCGCCGTGTCCAAAAAAATGTGGCGGCTGTTCGCATGGCAGGCGCGCAGGGAAAAAACGTGCCGCGAAGTGTGGGCAGACTACGCGGCGGCGCGGGACGTGCTGGCGGATATTTCTGCACGGGATTTGGCGTTATCAATGGGCGAGTTGGCATGGATTGCGTGGCGCAAAGGCATCGCATTGAGCGATGCGTCCACCGCCGATATTGAGTGGAACGGAGACGCGCCATGA